Proteins from one Desmodus rotundus isolate HL8 chromosome 9, HLdesRot8A.1, whole genome shotgun sequence genomic window:
- the LOC112298839 gene encoding C-C motif chemokine 15-like: MKISTAALLFLILAAALGPPIHGSPARESLEHGLQMALLKQNPSISHEGMHRATDCCFSYTPRNIRCVFMEDYHETSSGCSRPAVIFTTKRGQRVCADPFREGVQDCVEKMGSESTPEKWLLEELVR, from the exons ATGAAGATCTCCACAGctgccctcctcttcctcatccttgCCGCTGCCCTTGGACCCCCGATCCATGGATCCCCGGCCCGAGAATCCCTGGAACATG GACTCCAGATGGCCCTGCTTAAGCAGAATCCATCCATAAGTCATGAAG GCATGCACCGGGCCACTGACTGCTGCTTCTCCTACACCCCACGAAACATCCGATGCGTATTCATGGAGGATTATCATGAAACAAGCAGTGGGTGCTCCCGGCCTGCGGTCAT CTTCACAACCAAGAGGGGGCAGCGTGTGTGTGCCGATCCCTTCCGTGAGGGAGTTCAGGACTGCGTGGAGAAGATGGGCTCAGAAAGTACACCAGAAAAATGGTTGCTTGAGGAGCTGGTACGATAG
- the CCL16 gene encoding C-C motif chemokine 16 — MKASRAALFLLLFLLLPISSVSHSQTKMVESVNLPHTCCMKYQEKVLPRKLVAGYRKALNCYLPAIIFVTKKKREVCTNPDNRWVQDYLKDPNLPLLPARNVPIQ, encoded by the exons ATGAAGGCCTCCAGggctgccctcttcctcctcctcttcctcctcctccccatcagtTCTGTTTCTCACAGCCAGACAA AAATGGTTGAGTCAGTGAACCTTCCGCACACCTGCTGCATGAAGTATCAGGAGAAAGTACTACCAAGGAAACTGGTGGCAGGATACAGAAAGGCCCTCAACTGTTACCTGCCAGCAATCAT CTTCGTCACCAAAAAGAAACGAGAGGTCTGCACCAATCCCGACAACAGATGGGTCCAAGATTACCTCAAGGATCCCAACCTGCCTTTGCTACCCGCCAGGAACGTGCCCATTCAGTAG